The genomic stretch ttaatccTAATTATAATTTATACTCGACTGCTCTCCAATTTAGGCTTTTACGCCAACATGGATACTTGGTAACTCAAGGtatatgtctatatatatatattgtagtgaTTAAAGTTTATAAGTATTTGTAGTATTTTTGGTACATAAATAAGttgaaattaattataatttttttacatgacgatttatattatagttaaaatggatctctcacaaattttcagaaaattatgaataatttaggaTGCCGAAATCAAAATTCAAACAACTTATTGTACATGTGCTTGATACAATATTTATACGCGCGTGCAATATGCTATTTAAATCCCGATTTCGGCATTTTAAATTATCtggaatttcctgaaaatttgtgAGAGCAGGACTCCGGTAAATACTTATACATTGTCTTGTTAAAAAAACAGAGTCACAACTTATCCATGTActgaaaatactaaaaatacctaAGTAGCGAAATTTTTTCCATATGTATTTATATCATCTCCCATATATCTTTTTTATTAACTAATTTATACATAGAAACAAAATAATAGTTTTATGGATATTATTGCAGAAGTATTCAATGCTTTCAAGGATGAGACAGGGAAGTTTAAAACATACTTGAGTGATGATATTATGGGAGTTTTGTCTTTGTATGAAGCTTCATTCTATGCAATGAAACATGAGAATGTTTTGGAAGAAGCAAGAGTTTTTTCAACTGAATGTCTCAAAGAATATATGATGAAGATGGAGCAAAAAAAAGTATTATTAGATCATGATCTTGATCATAATGATAATTTTAATGTTAATCATCATGTACTAATTATTAACCATGCCTTGGAGCTTCCACTTCATTGGAGGATAACAAGATCGGAAGCTAGGTGGTTCATTGATGTATATGAGAAAAAACAAGACATGAATTCTACTTTGCTTGAGTTTGCCAAGCTGGATTTCAACATGGTGCAATCAACACATCAAGAAGATCTAAAACATTTATCtaggtaataataataattaattaaatagttaatgaTACACAAATCTCGTTTTAATCGGTTGGTTAGGGGTGTTCAAGATTTAACCGATACAATCCAATCTGTACGATCCAATCTAATTCGATTGTAAATATCCATACTTAGTGCGGATATCCATACATAGTGCGGATTGGATTAGTTGAACACCTCTAATTTTGGTCAAATTGAATAATATTACGTACATTGAATAATATATAAGGTGGTGGAGGCATTCTAAACTTGGTGAGAAGTTGAATTTCGCTAGAGATAGATTGATGGAGGCTTTCTTATGGGATGTTGGACTAAAATTTGAGTCAGAATTCAGCTACTTTAAGAGAATATCTGCAAGATTATTTGTGCTTATAACAATAATTGATGATATTTATGATGTATATGGAACCTTGGAGGAGCTAGAGCTTTTCACTAAAGCTGTTGAGAGGTTAGTAAAttaatcattatatatatatattagatataagCAATGTATAATGTacgtttgtttaattttatttataagatttattaaatttatatcatttttatataaattttaattaaaagaatgacataaatatattaaataaaaaattaaactaaaatactgtttatgatttttttaaatatttgtacataatataataatctttttaaacataaataataattattttaataaaaattaagattatgtattatatattattattataatgatattttataatatttaaatttatattaatataattattaaatatttagttttgtattatatattattataataattatattttataacatttgaatttaaatttatattaatataattgataaatatgttttaaatgtatattctattaaatatttagaataatcTGTTAAAGTTATATCCAATAATATACTATACTTATACATATACATacttatatattaaaaaaaaagtatatatcaAAATTAAATTGTAGCTTTTCAATCAatagtatatatattataaacattAATTTGTGTAATAATTGATTTTGTTGGTAGATGGGATGTGAATGCAATAAATGAGTTACCGGATTACATGAAGATGCCTTTTTTAGTTTTACACAATACCATAAATGAGATGGCTTTCGATGTGTTAGGAGACCAAAACTTCCTCAACATTGAATACCTCAAGAAATCGGTAAgtatacgtatatatatatatatatatatatgatatatattttttttatattttggtaAAATAAcacaattttaccattttttacaATTAATTTAACTTGATTGGTTTATTATgcttaattttttaaaactaaactgaaataattaatttaacttgTAAGTACGAATTTTTCAACTAAAGTTATATTTGTTTTAAATTAAACAAAGGCAAACAtgtcatattaaaaaaaaggtTCGATCAAAATCAGACAAAGGTTTATTAATTGTATcatatttgtaaaaaaatatatatgtttattattggAATTTTTGTCTAAAGTACAGTCATTTTTTAAATTTAGCGAAAGTATAGGATACATCCAAAATAGTATATTTTTCCTTTAACTGTATTTGTAATATTTCATGACTTTATGATTTAACTTTAGCATATATAAAATCATTTGCAGTGGGTAGATTTGTGTAAATGTTATTTACAAGAAGCAAAATGGTACTATAGTGGATACCAACCAACCTTGCAAGAATATATTGAGATGGCTTGGCTTTCAATAGGAGGACCGGTAATTCTTGTGCATGCTTATTTCTGCTTCACAAATCCCATAACGAAAGACTCTATGAAATTCTTCACAGAAGGTTATCCCAATATAATTCATCAATCATGCTTGATTGTAAGACTTGCAGACGATTTAGGAACATTTTCAGTAAGTTCATCACATCTACACATCATATTTAGATTTTGTTTTAATATGCTAcccaaatattacacacagtaATGTGacatattgttttttttaaaacagtGAGTTCAGCTTTGATAAATGTGATTTGTTAAGTTAAACTGTCACGTCACTGTGTATAATGTTTATGCGCATAAtttgagtgcacatatcattacttttattatttatcCTTAACAATAAAACGTTCATTGATCGATCAGGATGAGTTGAATAGAGGCGACGTTCCTAAATCAATTCAATGTTACATGTACGATATTGGTGCTTCGAAAGACGAAGCTCGTGAACACATCAAGTTCTTGATATGTGAAACATGGAAGGATATGAATAAGAACGATGAAGATAACTCTTGTTTATCAGAAACATTTGTTGAAGTTTGCAAAAATCTTGCTAGAACGGCATTGTTCATGTACCAGTATGGAGATGGACATGCTTCTCAGAACTGTCTGTCAAAAGAACGTATTTTGGCACTGATTATTAATCCTATTAATTTTCCTGAGAGAAAGTGATCATGTAAACTTGTTTCAAATCTTGTTGGTGGAAAATAATTAACTATGGGTAGATAATTAACTATGGGTATTATTACCTTtgcaataaatatataatattttgtttactgctttttttttttttttttggtttgcttttttaaaaaaatttgttaattaaaaaatattattataaactcaccacaaaaaatATGGGCTATTACTGTAAAAGTTGTCGctgcaaaagctcaaaattgtcGCTACAATATTACTTAACGGTAcaatttattcataaaataaaagattaaaatatGGTATGGAAAAACCAAATCTATCTTTTTTTAATAACGCAAAACcttccacatatatatatatatatatttatatatatataaatagatgaaTTTTAATGGTTATGTAATCAAGATGATTATATTTTTATTGACTTGTTATACCATATTATGTTGTAATAggttattattaaaaaaattattttattaattaatataataatataatgtaatcaataattaatttattaatttttttacaagaaccatcaattattttataatttatattatagtctagtttaaattataaatattttattttaaataattaactcttacatcataaaataaataaataatatattatatattattttaattctaTTATTGGACACGTGACCCTAGTAATACAGAGTAAACTGAAATATAATCACTAGCTTCATATATGATTGTTTATTACCACTAGCTTCAAATATGCATATTATCACAAAATTATTTAGGGAATATTGAACCACTAAACTACAATCATGCTATATTTTCACTCAATGAATCTCGAATTCAAGTTCAACTAAGGCCATGTGTTTTCAGATTCATAAAAGGCTGTAAAAACAAAGAAGATTGTGCTATaggaaataaaaataattttaaacagaCAAATATGGTATAAATAAAACACATTACAACAAATATGGTATAAAAACTACAATCATGCTATATTTTTCAAAGATTAGgggtgacggtggttgtcgcTGCTAAGGTTGACTATTGTCGTCGAACGTAATAGCGGCGactacactacaagaaattcatACATTAGCGGCGGGggcctccgccgctaataaacCGTGCCTAAATATTAgtcgctaataatgattattagcggcggaatgacacacccgccgctaataatataatatttgcgGCGGAGCCCGCCGCTAATACCTTTGTCAGAGGCATTATCATTAGCTGCGGGGTCCGCtgctaatattatttttataatattttttaaagtttatttgaaataaattaatatttattaaatttcatgatttttaaaaataattcataatataatctaacaaaaataaacatttaattagtttaaatataactaacattaaaattaatttgaatagttttaatatttatcaacctaaTAAATATCGatattgtcattaaaaataaatacaagattaattcagtccaaatacataaactagtaactaagtaaaatcattaagattaatattgaaattgttctcatcttcaacattttggtttgGCTGTGAGGACGACGACTGTGGTGGTGGCGGTGAGGGTGACGGAtgtggctgtggcggtgaaggaatataaggtggcTGTGATGATCGTCcaagcgtgaggtccccaaactgatctTGAGGCTGTGGCTGCGACTCGCCTCCAACCTCCCCATATCTAACATTAGGTAGCGGAGGCTGCATCGTTCCTCCTGGAAAATCGGTAAAgctaaaatatagtggaggagactggAAGAGCGTCCAAAagtgtattggttttgatactgaggaggttgttgcgacgacacaTGTGGCAGATACATTGGGTGAGGCTGGTACAACTGCTGTGGCAgatactgtgaaggaggctggaactgctgctgtgaaggaggctggaactgctgctatgaaggaggctgatactgctgctgtgaaggaggctggtactgctgttgtggcggtgtatgaaggtcatgattggcagtgttactctgagatgacgaaccaccttcggattgtggtggcaaatacctctgcagaaaactgtcaaaccTTAGGTCATACAGTTTATTGGGATGCTCAGGTACCACAGACTGAAACGTCTCACGAATTTCCTTCATCATCAGAGCCATAATAGTCATATCTTCATTAAGCGTGGCAGCAGTATTTGattgggactgactttgatctgtagagctagaggatgtcttttttgccttccctttcgccctataacccactcctctttggtagtcagatctctccccgagtactttactaagtatctcgtattgatcgaccggggacgaatcaacgccagatacatttagagatgcctcactctgctGTTGACTTTGCCTCTTAAGCTGTGACCTTTGAACCTCTaccgccattttttcctgtataaagataacaatatgaacaaaaattagaaacattagaaacaagaaaacaatactattcacttacataatcttgttgagctgcctcattgacaaaagattttgtcgattttctcatatgagcatccctccaagtatcaacaacatgtgcatctgggttctcctatacaaatgtaaacaaaatgtttcagaatgtgttattttataaaattaaattaacatcttctcttacatattggtgacgcttagctgccaacgactttgtgccttgtgttgttacatacttcatttgttttctgtttgcttgatttttagcggaacgagccaaaaatctttcgctaaaaaacatttcacaaatattgtgccaagcctccttagtgcaatggtcaggtggcttagagaggacattctccaaatcttctagtccagcataatgatttttgaagtgtctatgtctattgttctttctctcgcgatatctttcccccatctccttgttgacagttgccagaactgactcacgttgtggatgaccgtctatattatagtaatactgcattaagaaaaaaaatttagataactttgtaaataatgaaaagtacaagatttgtaatttatttaccctcatacgatcaagcacttgatccttaaactgttgaggtacatcagcaaaatccaaataatgccccggacacaaaatggaaactagagtgcccaacatgcgaataaaaggttgatcctcctgcccaaccactttgttggtcacaggatcaagctctagatccaatgggTTCCTagcttttttccttcgttcttcaagaacattattactagcaaggccacgaccttttcttctcgtcggcggggctttaaaatttattaacaatataatttctaaaaataattttgatatgcaacctgactcgcaagatgatggtaccctagaaggatctggcgggtcttgacccccaccatctccgccATGATAAGTAtctatatcagctgacattatacttcagtttaaaatttattagttagtaattagcattaaaatagaagtatatcacattgaattcataataataataattacaaaaaaaaaactttattatatttaaatatatagttctgttacacaaatagaaaaaaactaaacagagtaatcactatcatttccatcagtaatcggagacacattttcatcttcacaaagctcaaatatattatattataattacaaaaaaaaactttattatatttaaatatatagttctgttacacaaatagaaaaaactaaacatagtaatcactatcatttccatcagtaatcggagacacattttcatcttcacaaagctcaactaacaattcatcctctgcatctgcaacttcctcatgttctgacatatcaACTTCgtcatcaccctcttcatcatctccaacatatgcagcaggttgatcagattgcataatcaactctccgaggtccacagtcaacacaaaatttgatgaacttgtttcatgtacaacatcaataacatcattaacctcatcagaattgtccttaatgtcccaaatctgtcgatgattcacatcttctacaactttccaatcacgacctctaagtaaatcatcgagatagaaaacttgcttagcttgagtagcaagtatgtacgactcatctttgtaccattcaccattgacgtttatactggtgatataTTTTCAATGactattttcttcattcttggatttgtattaaaccatttgcaccgaaataatgccactgaatatgcaccagtgaaagaaagtGTCACTACTTCTTCAAGCGTGTCGTAATAATTAAAACATTCTATTCCGGCAAtagacactccactattttgtgtggtgcgctttttgtctcgatcgtgtgcaataaatcgaacaccattgactatacaaccttggtaaaaggttgacaaatgatctgacccagatgctagagctaacagttcatcaccattttccaaagacccaagcttgtgcaagtcatatatctaaatacataaaatgatattagattcacaaaatatatcattaataaaatcactgttcaaagttcaaagttcaaagctacctttttATGAAACCACGAATGAAAATTTTTCATATGCAAACAATCATGATCACCATCtagatatttttgtttaatctcttgtaggtgtttgctgttaattagaatagtgttacgattcttgataacaaaatactgataataaccacacatgttctaatttataagagaataaacttactctaaataaggctcaattttaggagaattctcaagtatgaaccactcagcgaTTTCACGACTATTATGATCGAGAggcttcaaagttccctttgtgagtggacgacattgagattggaaaactgtaagatttcgtgggatataagttgtatcttcatttcgatcaagacggttaaatcttgtttcaatgtctttgaaatacattgaacaaaaggtcaaagccttatctgcaacatagccttcggcgatcgacccttcaaggcgagctttatttcccacataattttttaattttttcatgtacctttcaaaaggatacatccacctcataaatactaGGCCACCCAATATTGCATCTTCTAGcaaatgtaataccaaatgaatcattatgtcaaaaaaagctggagaaaaaatcaactccatcttgcacaatatctgaataagatcattttgtgcttcctccacatctttaacatttaaagtcctcgaacatattgttgggttttatgcccttataaaaccatgtcggacatgtagcatgatttcatattatcaataaaagtagtagaaatcatttagtttgacaaccgtgttgcttgcttgttttattacatgattattgaaataatacaaacatttataaaatcccgaacatatggatagttacaattatagtgactaggtcacagtggattatagttgtaattatatgttcaaaagaacgagtcctaagattagattagtgcattggattttcactgattaggaaatctacgatatgatctacttacacattcagggtgtgatgtcttgtccaaggcatcgaccaagcagataagatcggatgtatttagttacatcggattaggaccgatattgattattgattgataaataagtatcgttgttatcaaatctaatcaatgtcacaacgttgaccatatattaagtcgatcttaattctgagtgataatattctactaattatattatttaaatcttttgacttgttcgttaccagcttaccctacggtctagcccatacttacatcttggagatttaataatgaaattgagtgggagtattattcatagatatgaaatctataacttctgtatgagaagtgaaaagatgatttccttgattgctttgttcaaaaggttaaatgattgagatctcatttctgtgattaagttcacggaaatatcatttataaggaacttagtgggagttaaggataaaatactgatgaggggtaaaacggtaatttgcacccagctcgttagtaagacatcgatagaggattgactgattgtaatggttataacaatggataacgtatttatggttttgaaaatacgttcaatgaattcaagagttcaattccgagtctatagtggagtcacgaggaattaataaggtagtgaaattattcgtaaataaattcacggtaacttgttggagcttgatttcatggatccatggtccccgcatcacctttgagtaaatcatctagaatgtctcaattaattgatttaattatcaattaggatttttaaagttgactaggtcaattttggaaaatttacagagatatgagatttagagaataaaagagaatatttgggtaaatttattaatattgataaattggtatcaatataaataaataatattaaatcaagtttcaaattataattagttaatttgaataaggatttaattaattaattaaaaaataaataaataaaaggttttgaatttaggcccagttgggatttaaattcaaaataaagagattgggcccaagttcatttatggcagcccaaggcttttatttttgtttattatttttaattaatttaaatttaaataaatcccattaagttgtctatataaggaatatgatatctagggttttcagtagcaagtcagtctcagttgatttgggtaagtgaaaacctagacactctaatcctttcttagccacaatctcttcttcttttctagatctctatctcatgtgttgagagccagcccacactagttctaggttgatcaaaggcttggtgaggaagactgtgttgctgatcttggtcaatctcttgataatactctgctacagaatggaatcaagggttagagagattgaaggatggagttgttccagttccgctgcgtaatgtaagtttttactttactttgtatttgtatcaatttcataggagcatgttctaggaatttgcatgtttgtttgatgatatgtaaattgcatgaaaataaataaagatgccgcaatgagtttttcctacacatatttgcctgaagaaattgcacaattctgcaatagtgg from Humulus lupulus chromosome 5, drHumLupu1.1, whole genome shotgun sequence encodes the following:
- the LOC133834243 gene encoding myrcene synthase, chloroplastic; this encodes MQCMAVHQFAPLLSLPIHSSISSSDFGRLFTPKTSTKSRSRSSTCHPIQCTVVNNTDRRSANYEPSIWSFDYIQSLTSQYKGKSYSSRLNELKKEVKMMVDGTNESLAQLDLIDTLQRLGISYHFEDEINTILKRKYINIKNNINPNYNLYSTALQFRLLRQHGYLVTQEVFNAFKDETGKFKTYLSDDIMGVLSLYEASFYAMKHENVLEEARVFSTECLKEYMMKMEQKKVLLDHDLDHNDNFNVNHHVLIINHALELPLHWRITRSEARWFIDVYEKKQDMNSTLLEFAKLDFNMVQSTHQEDLKHLSRWWRHSKLGEKLNFARDRLMEAFLWDVGLKFESEFSYFKRISARLFVLITIIDDIYDVYGTLEELELFTKAVERWDVNAINELPDYMKMPFLVLHNTINEMAFDVLGDQNFLNIEYLKKSWVDLCKCYLQEAKWYYSGYQPTLQEYIEMAWLSIGGPVILVHAYFCFTNPITKDSMKFFTEGYPNIIHQSCLIVRLADDLGTFSDELNRGDVPKSIQCYMYDIGASKDEAREHIKFLICETWKDMNKNDEDNSCLSETFVEVCKNLARTALFMYQYGDGHASQNCLSKERILALIINPINFPERK